Proteins found in one Stigmatella aurantiaca genomic segment:
- a CDS encoding HP0495 family protein, with amino-acid sequence MKKDGPQDPSAGGDEKKDLIEYPSVYAFKVMGVQEPGFAEYVRQLFSRLMGTEISPDSLHEQPSSKGKYVSVTVSVYLLSEEHRRAIYAQLHQEKRIVYYL; translated from the coding sequence ATGAAGAAGGATGGCCCCCAGGACCCCTCTGCCGGAGGGGACGAGAAGAAGGACCTCATCGAGTACCCCTCCGTCTACGCCTTCAAGGTGATGGGGGTGCAGGAGCCCGGCTTCGCCGAGTACGTGCGGCAGCTCTTCTCCCGGCTGATGGGAACGGAGATTTCACCGGACTCCCTGCACGAGCAGCCCAGCAGCAAGGGCAAGTACGTGTCGGTCACCGTGTCGGTGTACCTGCTGTCCGAGGAACACCGCCGGGCGATCTACGCCCAACTCCATCAGGAAAAGCGGATCGTTTATTACCTGTGA
- a CDS encoding SAM-dependent methyltransferase, which yields MSPAGSFPLNYPGDARRAFGSDELTRRFARVAQLEPGSRVLVLGAGPVNAAVLLARELGCSVVAADPEEALLVPVRERVRALGLGDRVEVRRVDLGQPGFPDGEFDAVLIQGRVFSPLAHSLRSLRRVLSLRGRLGMTFPSRVGRFLPRASMEFWEKRLGAPLLLPRELLLAMESEGYEPESVETLPEPELDGLYQDVESHLEGLPEAEVQVLRQEISLHREQHGKPGVSFSFFIGRRKEPGEKPPASRDRG from the coding sequence ATGAGTCCGGCTGGGTCTTTCCCGCTCAACTATCCAGGTGACGCTCGGCGCGCCTTCGGCTCCGATGAGCTGACCCGCCGCTTCGCCCGGGTGGCGCAGCTGGAGCCGGGCTCCCGCGTGCTTGTGCTCGGCGCAGGCCCCGTCAACGCGGCGGTCCTGCTGGCAAGGGAGCTCGGCTGCTCGGTGGTGGCGGCCGACCCAGAGGAGGCCCTGCTCGTCCCGGTGCGGGAACGGGTGAGGGCGCTGGGCCTCGGAGACCGGGTGGAGGTCCGCCGGGTCGACCTGGGCCAGCCCGGGTTTCCCGACGGCGAGTTCGACGCGGTGCTGATCCAGGGCCGCGTCTTCTCCCCGCTGGCGCATTCCCTGCGCTCGCTGCGCCGCGTGCTGTCCCTCCGGGGCCGCCTCGGGATGACCTTCCCGTCCCGGGTGGGGCGCTTCCTGCCCCGGGCGTCGATGGAGTTCTGGGAGAAGCGGCTGGGCGCGCCGTTGCTGCTGCCCCGCGAGCTGCTGCTCGCCATGGAGTCCGAGGGCTACGAGCCGGAGTCGGTGGAGACGCTGCCCGAGCCGGAGCTGGATGGCCTCTACCAGGACGTCGAGTCCCACCTGGAGGGGCTGCCCGAGGCCGAGGTCCAGGTGCTGCGGCAGGAGATCTCCCTGCACCGCGAGCAGCACGGCAAGCCCGGGGTGAGCTTCTCGTTCTTCATCGGCCGCCGCAAGGAGCCGGGGGAGAAGCCGCCTGCGTCCCGGGACCGCGGCTAA
- a CDS encoding diacylglycerol/lipid kinase family protein, translating to MLVQPLRSPELQQLPTSPSATPRVAVLLNANARKVDARVVKALSHVVPEEDLFLSRSPLDARRIAQEVLERGYPMVFTGGGDGTFMGFVNEIIRQTEARGRFAGQPLPRFGVLKLGTGNGIASFVNASSTRGDGILHDVVRARSGDVSGSRRMDLLMVDGQRAPFAGLGVDGKLLNDYIWVKENLGKGFFKKMMTGSGGYFSAVAFKTVPHYMVNSTSVECEIRNGHAGEAYRLGADGSPVGQPLGAGEVLFRGNLMMAAAATMPFYGYGFRMFPFANHRRGMMHLRLGQVSTASILAHLPKMWAGRWFPEGIHDFHAKEVTIRFAKPMPFQVGGDAAGYREALTLSVAPESIDLVDFHGEMN from the coding sequence ATGCTGGTACAGCCCCTTCGCTCGCCGGAACTCCAACAGCTCCCGACGAGCCCAAGTGCCACACCGCGGGTTGCCGTGCTGCTCAACGCCAACGCCCGGAAGGTCGACGCCCGGGTTGTGAAGGCGCTTTCGCATGTCGTTCCGGAAGAGGATCTGTTCCTGTCGCGCTCGCCCCTGGATGCCCGGCGGATTGCTCAGGAAGTACTCGAGCGCGGCTACCCCATGGTCTTCACCGGCGGTGGGGACGGCACCTTCATGGGCTTCGTGAACGAGATCATCCGTCAGACGGAGGCCCGGGGCCGGTTCGCCGGACAGCCCCTGCCGCGCTTCGGCGTGCTGAAGCTGGGCACCGGCAATGGCATCGCCTCGTTCGTCAACGCCTCCAGCACCCGGGGCGACGGCATCCTCCATGACGTGGTGCGGGCCCGCTCGGGGGATGTGTCCGGCTCCCGGCGCATGGACCTGCTGATGGTGGATGGCCAGCGCGCCCCGTTCGCCGGCCTGGGCGTGGATGGCAAGCTGCTCAACGACTACATCTGGGTGAAGGAGAACCTGGGCAAGGGCTTCTTCAAGAAGATGATGACGGGCAGCGGGGGCTACTTCTCCGCCGTGGCCTTCAAGACGGTGCCGCACTACATGGTGAACTCCACCTCGGTGGAGTGTGAGATTCGCAATGGCCACGCGGGCGAGGCCTACCGGCTGGGAGCGGATGGCAGCCCCGTGGGCCAGCCGCTGGGCGCGGGCGAGGTGCTCTTCCGGGGCAACCTGATGATGGCCGCCGCGGCCACCATGCCCTTCTACGGCTACGGCTTCCGGATGTTCCCGTTCGCCAACCACCGCCGCGGGATGATGCACCTGCGGCTGGGCCAGGTGAGCACGGCAAGCATCCTCGCCCACCTGCCCAAGATGTGGGCGGGCCGCTGGTTCCCCGAAGGCATCCACGACTTCCACGCCAAGGAAGTGACGATCCGCTTCGCCAAGCCCATGCCCTTCCAGGTGGGCGGCGACGCGGCAGGCTATCGCGAGGCGCTGACCCTCTCCGTGGCCCCCGAGTCCATCGACCTGGTGGACTTCCACGGCGAGATGAACTGA
- the dnaK gene encoding molecular chaperone DnaK, translating into MGKIIGIDLGTTNSVVAIMEGREPKVIVNEEGSRITPSVVAFTKDGERLVGQVAKRQSITNPERTVYSIKRFMGRRHEETTEEAKLVPYKVARGPHGDARVEIDGKQFSAPEISAQVLLKLKRAAENYLGEKVTEAVITVPAYFNDAQRQATKDAGEIAGLTVRRIVNEPTAAALAYGLDKKKDEKIAVYDFGGGTFDVSILEVGENVVDVLATNGDTHLGGDNIDQRLMDWLITEFKKDTGLDVSKDKMVLQRLKEAAEKAKIELSSAMETEINLPFLTADASGPKHLNVKLTRAKFEAMIDDLIERSLEPCRKCLKDAGVEPKDLNEVVLVGGSTRIPKVKEAVQRLFGKKPNESVNPDEVVAVGAAVQAGVLSGEVKDILLLDVTPLSLGVETLGGVMTKLIERNTTIPTRKSETFSTAADGQTQVEIHVLQGERDMASDNRSLGRFHLTGLPPAPRGMPQIEVTFDIDANGILNVSAKDKATNKEQKVTITHSSGLAKDEVEKMVAQARENEAADKSRRELVELKNQAESQAYAADKMLKENKDKLSADGAKALEEAVTELNKVREGQDKDALKAALEKLQQASYKVAEEMYRATGQAGGGVPPPGAEPSAAPGSQAAPKKDDVVDAEFRQS; encoded by the coding sequence GTGGGCAAGATCATCGGAATCGACCTGGGCACCACCAACAGCGTGGTGGCGATCATGGAGGGTCGCGAGCCCAAGGTCATTGTGAATGAGGAGGGCAGCCGGATTACTCCCTCCGTGGTGGCGTTCACCAAGGACGGCGAGCGGCTGGTCGGGCAGGTGGCCAAGCGCCAGTCGATCACCAACCCGGAGCGCACCGTCTATTCGATCAAGCGCTTCATGGGCCGCCGTCACGAGGAGACGACGGAAGAGGCCAAGCTGGTCCCCTATAAGGTGGCCCGTGGGCCCCATGGGGATGCGCGCGTCGAGATCGACGGCAAGCAGTTCAGCGCGCCGGAGATCTCCGCGCAGGTGCTGCTCAAGCTCAAGCGCGCCGCGGAGAACTACCTGGGCGAGAAGGTGACCGAGGCGGTCATCACCGTGCCGGCGTACTTCAACGACGCCCAGCGCCAGGCGACCAAGGACGCGGGCGAGATCGCCGGCCTCACGGTGCGCCGCATCGTGAACGAGCCGACGGCCGCCGCGCTCGCTTACGGCCTGGACAAGAAGAAGGACGAGAAGATCGCCGTCTACGACTTCGGCGGTGGCACCTTCGACGTGTCCATCCTGGAGGTGGGTGAGAACGTCGTGGACGTGCTCGCCACCAACGGCGACACCCACCTGGGTGGCGACAACATCGACCAGCGGCTCATGGACTGGCTGATCACCGAGTTCAAGAAGGACACGGGGCTCGATGTCAGCAAGGACAAGATGGTGCTCCAGCGCCTGAAGGAGGCGGCGGAGAAGGCCAAGATCGAGCTGTCCAGCGCCATGGAGACGGAGATCAACCTCCCGTTCCTCACGGCGGACGCCTCGGGCCCCAAGCACCTCAACGTCAAGCTGACGCGCGCCAAGTTCGAGGCGATGATCGATGACCTCATCGAGCGCTCGCTGGAGCCGTGCCGCAAGTGCCTCAAGGACGCGGGCGTGGAGCCCAAGGACCTGAACGAGGTGGTGCTCGTCGGTGGCTCGACGCGCATCCCCAAGGTGAAGGAGGCCGTGCAGCGGCTGTTCGGCAAGAAGCCGAACGAGAGCGTGAACCCGGACGAGGTGGTGGCCGTGGGCGCCGCCGTGCAGGCCGGTGTGCTCTCGGGCGAGGTGAAGGACATCCTCCTGCTCGACGTCACCCCGCTGTCGCTGGGCGTGGAGACGCTGGGTGGCGTGATGACCAAGCTCATCGAGCGCAACACCACCATCCCCACCCGCAAGTCGGAGACCTTCTCCACGGCCGCGGACGGGCAGACGCAGGTGGAGATCCACGTGCTGCAGGGTGAGCGCGACATGGCCAGCGACAACCGCAGCCTCGGCCGCTTCCACCTGACGGGCCTGCCGCCCGCGCCGCGCGGCATGCCGCAGATCGAGGTGACGTTCGACATCGACGCCAACGGCATCCTCAACGTCAGCGCCAAGGACAAGGCCACCAACAAGGAGCAGAAGGTCACCATCACCCACTCCTCGGGCCTCGCGAAGGACGAGGTGGAGAAGATGGTGGCGCAGGCCCGCGAGAACGAGGCGGCCGACAAGTCCCGCCGCGAGCTGGTGGAGCTGAAGAACCAGGCCGAGAGCCAGGCCTACGCCGCGGACAAGATGCTCAAGGAGAACAAGGACAAGCTCTCCGCGGATGGGGCCAAGGCGCTCGAGGAGGCCGTCACCGAGCTCAACAAGGTCCGCGAGGGTCAGGACAAGGACGCCCTCAAGGCCGCGCTCGAGAAGCTCCAGCAGGCCAGCTACAAGGTCGCCGAGGAGATGTACCGCGCCACGGGCCAGGCCGGTGGCGGGGTGCCGCCCCCGGGCGCGGAGCCTTCCGCGGCGCCGGGCAGTCAGGCGGCCCCGAAGAAGGACGACGTGGTGGACGCCGAGTTCCGCCAGTCGTGA
- a CDS encoding AAA family ATPase: protein MTQPSTSHPQAAQAFRRFFGELRETYLERETLFTQLELALLCKEHVLVVGPPGTAKSAIASAVLGRILDEKTGSPSLFAKQISESTVQTDLIGPVDFKVLTETGRTEYITDDGMLGAAHAFLDEVFDGRDMLLRSILNVLHERELKHGRRVTSGRIECAIMTSNRYLSEVLSRSPELLLAFADRLSFISFVPKSFAQRASRAAMLHRFAHGIRPDLRAGLSLQQLDVLQEAVNRVQVSSQLLEGIELLADELERALMAQVSKLPDYVPTKYFSQRSVVKALWALKAAVVRDQIYRRPDRPLEATLDDLDALRWFFLLGGPPAADVEALLKVAVDPRERAQLEIVRVEQVAFDEALAKVRNELVSGVEREAATLNAAEDVAATEALARSFQPGMAATIAQRLRSKLVPGPRHEQNRQALLVAARALVAGMERRLARGLASPQAQSPQDGRGGLQLITAFRDTLELCRSVPELRPHLAPMCGATARLLEQMLEMIVSSAEGVEFEDGLKIEGLVGLADNLEEEISQASELSALLSEEAPDAMARLRTADAEARRRVGTALRRRAVSAFQAPRAGKREPFETLTADSRRLTQLEHSLRELEPSLPGLKQELLLPLGLAYAREVLSSTPFERIEQFARAVQMVAENLRQEGLAPEAILLECRAIIESRITEHARTLSRDVASPAPTPASILSGEAYTFYRSTFSVRVPDGEFAALQGLNHQLTSATPEPAVAFLSAGVLQAVAQAELVFVHTRIKYLRSWLTQLLSTLLPELETLKARAEAERTFERLVRSRFPLLALKEGEVVRLRGVLGVLSAMDGELGEAAGRLTLQLSGIDEDFGRFSKRVLELRSSL, encoded by the coding sequence GTGACCCAACCCTCGACGTCCCATCCTCAGGCCGCGCAGGCCTTCCGCCGGTTCTTCGGGGAGCTGCGCGAGACGTACCTCGAGCGCGAGACGCTCTTCACCCAGCTCGAGCTGGCGCTGCTGTGCAAGGAACACGTGCTGGTGGTGGGGCCCCCGGGCACCGCCAAGAGCGCCATCGCCAGTGCCGTGCTGGGGCGCATTCTCGATGAGAAGACCGGCAGCCCGTCCCTCTTCGCCAAGCAGATCTCCGAGTCCACCGTGCAGACGGACCTCATCGGTCCGGTGGATTTCAAGGTGCTCACCGAGACGGGCCGCACGGAGTACATCACCGACGATGGCATGCTGGGCGCCGCCCACGCCTTCCTGGACGAGGTGTTCGACGGGCGCGACATGTTGTTGCGCTCCATCCTGAATGTCCTCCACGAGCGTGAGCTCAAGCATGGGCGGCGGGTGACGAGCGGGCGCATCGAGTGCGCCATCATGACGAGCAACCGCTACCTCTCCGAGGTGCTCTCGCGCTCGCCCGAACTGCTGCTAGCCTTCGCGGACCGGCTCAGCTTCATCTCCTTCGTGCCCAAGTCCTTCGCCCAGCGCGCCAGCCGCGCGGCGATGCTGCACCGCTTCGCCCACGGCATCCGGCCGGACCTGCGCGCAGGGCTCTCGTTGCAGCAGCTCGACGTGCTCCAGGAGGCCGTGAACCGGGTGCAGGTGTCCAGCCAGCTCCTGGAGGGCATCGAGCTGCTGGCGGATGAGCTGGAGCGCGCGCTGATGGCGCAGGTGTCCAAGCTGCCCGATTACGTGCCCACCAAGTATTTCTCCCAGCGGTCGGTGGTGAAGGCGCTGTGGGCGCTCAAGGCCGCGGTGGTGAGGGATCAGATCTACCGGCGCCCGGACCGGCCGCTGGAGGCGACCCTCGATGATCTGGATGCGCTCCGGTGGTTCTTCCTGCTGGGCGGGCCCCCCGCGGCCGATGTCGAGGCCCTCCTCAAGGTGGCGGTGGATCCCCGGGAGCGGGCGCAGCTCGAGATCGTCCGGGTGGAGCAGGTGGCCTTCGATGAGGCGCTCGCCAAGGTGCGCAACGAGCTCGTCTCCGGCGTGGAGCGCGAGGCGGCCACGCTGAATGCCGCGGAGGACGTGGCGGCCACCGAGGCGCTCGCGCGGTCCTTCCAGCCGGGCATGGCCGCCACGATTGCCCAGCGGCTGCGCTCGAAGCTCGTTCCCGGCCCCCGGCACGAGCAGAACAGGCAGGCCCTGCTGGTGGCGGCCCGCGCCCTGGTGGCGGGGATGGAGCGGCGGCTGGCCCGGGGGCTGGCCAGTCCTCAGGCGCAGAGTCCCCAGGATGGGCGCGGCGGGCTCCAGCTCATCACGGCCTTCCGGGACACCCTGGAGCTTTGCCGGTCCGTTCCCGAGCTCCGCCCGCATCTGGCGCCCATGTGTGGGGCCACCGCGCGGCTGCTGGAGCAGATGCTCGAGATGATTGTCTCCTCGGCCGAGGGGGTGGAGTTCGAGGACGGCCTCAAGATCGAGGGGTTGGTGGGGCTCGCCGACAATCTGGAGGAGGAGATCTCCCAGGCCTCCGAGCTGTCGGCCCTCCTGTCCGAGGAGGCTCCCGACGCGATGGCGCGGCTTCGGACCGCTGACGCCGAGGCGCGCCGGCGGGTGGGCACGGCGCTCCGGCGGCGGGCCGTGAGTGCCTTCCAGGCCCCCCGGGCTGGGAAGCGGGAGCCGTTCGAGACCCTGACCGCGGACTCCCGGCGGTTGACCCAGCTGGAGCACTCCCTGCGTGAGCTGGAGCCCTCCCTGCCGGGCCTGAAGCAGGAGTTGCTCTTGCCGCTGGGGCTGGCCTACGCCCGGGAGGTCCTGTCCTCCACGCCGTTCGAGCGCATCGAGCAGTTCGCCCGGGCGGTCCAGATGGTGGCGGAGAACCTGAGGCAGGAGGGGCTCGCTCCCGAGGCCATCCTGCTCGAATGCCGGGCGATCATCGAATCCCGCATCACCGAGCACGCCCGCACCCTGTCCCGGGACGTCGCCAGCCCCGCCCCCACGCCCGCCTCCATTCTCTCGGGGGAGGCCTATACCTTCTACCGGAGCACCTTCTCGGTCCGCGTGCCCGATGGTGAGTTCGCCGCGCTGCAGGGGCTCAACCACCAGCTCACCTCCGCTACGCCCGAGCCCGCGGTGGCCTTCCTCTCCGCCGGGGTCCTGCAAGCCGTGGCGCAGGCCGAGCTGGTCTTCGTCCACACGCGCATCAAGTACCTGCGGAGCTGGTTGACCCAGTTGCTCTCCACGTTGTTGCCCGAGCTGGAGACGCTCAAGGCCCGGGCCGAGGCGGAGCGGACCTTCGAGCGGCTCGTGAGGAGCCGGTTCCCCCTGCTGGCCCTCAAGGAAGGGGAGGTGGTCCGCCTGAGAGGCGTGCTCGGGGTGCTGAGCGCGATGGACGGCGAGCTGGGGGAGGCTGCGGGCCGGCTCACCCTGCAGTTGAGTGGCATCGACGAGGACTTCGGGCGCTTCAGCAAGCGGGTGCTGGAGCTGCGCTCCTCGCTGTGA
- a CDS encoding vWA domain-containing protein, with the protein MLAPHITEVRLRLDALQQNAPRPSGMVGWALGLLAPGELELSLPVLAALDREMDQVGVHTLADAHLLRTLGAHKGRAGKLSEALEARATEALEEFEALLRRVERAHRAGELPPGTRTVLERAFIQLARVVKVADVFSSAPGAEPPFEIFSRGAYSWEGRPPASARMAIAEFLAQRARGNVEDVLQKRRDLDLAHEMLLRLGADHDRDRGVVLRREVAEARERTRTVPPAASLAELVKQVRVSARREPHQAYRSLKALYERSLEAADVPLAAAARAALVPFLPPRGQMRALVEQAERDELMRWFGESRTGEAVERGEPKPGQPSPADDLLTDLAFSLKPEQLAAFELAAGCARYFDVEDALSEEVVQADVQSLQPVPRRVPYPTQRMSFEATSSLHEVHNFVISDPRMIVYDLAASRQLVRAYLEEEPPPKPKRMKRTSVRVYVCDASGSMHGARARFRDAIIIAELNNLRAKARQGQPFDPLYFSFFNDSPTELVRVDTAAGASRQIEKLFRHSPAEGQTDINLALISAFDSIRSAQGRDPYLARATVVLITDGEDRVDQELIRRTRVPMSSLDISLSFISLGEENPDLKALVQEQRSRGGRAFYHHLSDAEIQWARTEFDVPWRTLLPHGVPETPEVLEALLPHLDALEALAGRRGPPAAPVAVEASFDALFPERPSAPVRGEAPGPDVVARVGDILAALAEAASLAPADRRATESVQLLQHLLGVYQLTPARYLAALAGGSPPVQDSLARVRLLCRPFG; encoded by the coding sequence ATGCTGGCTCCCCACATCACGGAGGTGCGCCTCCGGCTGGACGCCCTCCAGCAGAACGCCCCACGCCCCTCCGGCATGGTGGGCTGGGCGCTGGGACTGCTGGCGCCGGGAGAGCTGGAGCTGTCGCTGCCCGTGCTGGCCGCGCTGGACCGGGAGATGGACCAGGTGGGGGTCCACACGCTGGCGGATGCGCACCTGTTGCGCACGCTCGGGGCCCACAAGGGCCGGGCGGGCAAGCTCTCCGAGGCCCTGGAGGCGCGGGCCACCGAGGCGTTGGAGGAGTTCGAGGCCCTGCTGCGCCGCGTGGAGCGCGCACACCGCGCGGGGGAGCTTCCCCCTGGAACGCGGACGGTGCTGGAGCGGGCCTTCATCCAGCTGGCCCGCGTGGTGAAGGTCGCGGATGTCTTCTCCTCCGCGCCGGGCGCCGAGCCCCCCTTCGAGATCTTCTCCCGCGGGGCTTACTCCTGGGAGGGCCGCCCTCCGGCCAGTGCGCGCATGGCCATCGCGGAGTTTCTCGCGCAGCGGGCACGGGGCAACGTGGAGGACGTGCTCCAGAAACGCCGCGACCTGGACCTGGCGCACGAGATGCTTCTGCGCTTGGGGGCCGACCACGACCGGGACCGGGGCGTGGTGCTGCGCCGCGAGGTGGCCGAGGCGCGCGAGCGCACCCGCACCGTTCCGCCCGCTGCCTCGCTGGCGGAGCTGGTGAAGCAGGTCCGGGTCAGCGCCCGGCGGGAGCCCCATCAGGCGTACCGCTCCCTCAAGGCGCTGTACGAGCGGTCGCTGGAGGCGGCCGATGTGCCCCTGGCTGCCGCCGCCCGCGCTGCCCTGGTCCCGTTTCTGCCCCCACGGGGGCAGATGCGCGCCCTGGTGGAGCAGGCCGAGCGGGACGAGCTGATGCGCTGGTTCGGGGAGTCCCGCACGGGGGAGGCCGTGGAGAGGGGGGAGCCGAAGCCGGGGCAGCCCTCGCCCGCGGATGACCTGTTGACGGATCTGGCCTTCTCCCTCAAGCCCGAGCAGCTGGCCGCCTTCGAGCTGGCGGCGGGGTGCGCGCGCTACTTCGACGTGGAGGATGCGCTCTCGGAGGAAGTCGTCCAGGCGGATGTCCAGTCCCTGCAGCCGGTGCCCCGGCGCGTCCCGTACCCCACGCAGCGGATGAGCTTCGAGGCCACGAGCAGCCTCCACGAGGTGCACAACTTCGTCATCTCCGACCCGCGGATGATCGTCTACGATCTGGCCGCCAGCCGGCAGCTCGTCCGCGCCTACCTGGAGGAGGAGCCGCCCCCGAAGCCCAAGCGCATGAAGCGCACCTCCGTGCGCGTCTATGTCTGTGACGCCTCGGGCTCCATGCACGGTGCCCGGGCGCGCTTCCGCGACGCCATCATCATCGCCGAGCTGAACAACCTGCGCGCCAAGGCCCGCCAGGGGCAGCCGTTCGATCCGCTGTACTTCTCCTTCTTCAACGATTCGCCGACCGAGCTGGTCCGGGTGGACACGGCGGCCGGGGCGTCCCGGCAGATCGAAAAGCTCTTCCGCCACTCCCCCGCGGAGGGACAGACGGACATCAACCTGGCGTTGATCTCCGCGTTCGACTCCATCCGCTCCGCCCAGGGGAGGGACCCCTATCTGGCCCGGGCCACGGTGGTGCTCATCACCGACGGCGAGGACCGGGTGGACCAAGAGCTCATCCGGAGAACCCGGGTGCCCATGAGCTCGCTCGACATCTCGCTGAGCTTCATCTCCCTGGGCGAGGAGAACCCGGACTTGAAGGCCCTCGTGCAGGAGCAGCGCTCCCGGGGAGGCCGCGCCTTCTACCACCACCTCTCCGACGCGGAGATCCAGTGGGCCCGGACCGAGTTCGACGTGCCCTGGCGCACCTTGCTCCCCCATGGGGTTCCCGAGACGCCAGAGGTGCTGGAGGCGCTCCTTCCCCACCTCGATGCGTTGGAAGCCCTGGCGGGCAGGCGGGGCCCTCCCGCCGCGCCGGTGGCGGTGGAGGCGTCCTTCGACGCGCTGTTTCCGGAACGGCCCTCCGCCCCGGTGCGAGGCGAAGCGCCGGGGCCGGACGTGGTGGCCCGGGTGGGGGACATCCTCGCCGCCCTGGCGGAAGCCGCCTCGCTGGCGCCCGCGGACCGCCGCGCCACGGAGAGCGTCCAGCTCCTCCAGCACCTGCTGGGGGTGTACCAGCTGACCCCTGCGCGCTACCTGGCAGCGCTCGCCGGGGGGAGCCCTCCGGTGCAGGACAGTCTGGCCCGGGTACGCCTTCTCTGCCGGCCATTCGGGTAG
- a CDS encoding PspA/IM30 family protein, which produces MLFGFWRKKDKKKPVDPLAAFDQLIEDLERQGAEVRKSAATLLALKGELSRALERYTRQREDIGQRLAVVEARGDGKGAQVFRRDQAQTEALLRSTREALERAEQDSRLLLEAATGIGARATELRVERQSASARLTAGSLVTSAMREQVDRIEKVLAVDAARDEVERAHALAEIYREEQAEGPKAE; this is translated from the coding sequence ATGCTCTTCGGGTTCTGGCGCAAGAAGGACAAGAAGAAGCCCGTGGATCCGCTCGCGGCCTTCGATCAGCTCATCGAGGACCTGGAGCGCCAGGGCGCGGAGGTCCGCAAGTCGGCGGCCACGTTGCTGGCGCTCAAGGGAGAGCTGTCCCGTGCCCTGGAGCGCTACACCCGGCAGCGGGAGGACATCGGCCAGCGGCTCGCGGTGGTGGAGGCCCGGGGCGATGGCAAGGGGGCCCAGGTGTTCCGCAGGGACCAGGCGCAGACCGAGGCCTTGCTGCGCTCCACCCGGGAGGCCCTGGAGCGTGCGGAGCAGGATTCCCGCCTGTTGCTGGAGGCCGCCACTGGAATCGGCGCGCGCGCCACCGAGCTGCGCGTCGAGCGCCAGAGCGCCTCGGCCCGGCTCACCGCGGGCTCCCTGGTCACCAGCGCCATGCGCGAGCAGGTGGATCGCATCGAGAAGGTGCTCGCGGTGGATGCGGCCCGGGACGAGGTGGAGCGCGCCCACGCACTCGCGGAGATCTACCGCGAGGAGCAGGCCGAAGGGCCGAAGGCGGAGTAG
- a CDS encoding DNA integrity scanning protein DisA nucleotide-binding domain protein, with product MTEGKKFDREFLRSALSLAARNDVNHFLYICDTPIAPEDLRGRPARRKLIYAVTSDKIAQEYINRQLRALVIPAYDYSRTERVKVALVSALSQGAFKEGDLVLCMTGKVGRPPDTLMQMHIGGSLDDRVAIEGVKLGDEFNSQVVDALIQLALQIGQEGFEGHPIGTIITIGDHTTVLEKSRQMTINPFQGLSEAERNVLDPKIREAIKNFSVLDGAFIIREDGVVLAAGRYLSATDESVKIPLGLGARHAAAAGITSTTHCISLVVSQTSGAVRLFKGGSIVLELHQTARRT from the coding sequence GTGACGGAGGGTAAGAAGTTCGACCGGGAATTTCTGCGCTCAGCCCTCTCGCTGGCCGCGCGGAATGACGTCAACCACTTCCTCTACATCTGCGATACCCCCATCGCCCCGGAGGATCTGCGCGGCCGGCCCGCCCGGCGCAAGCTCATCTACGCGGTGACGTCGGACAAGATCGCCCAGGAGTACATCAACCGGCAGCTCCGGGCGCTGGTCATCCCCGCCTACGACTACTCGCGCACCGAGCGGGTGAAGGTGGCCCTCGTCTCCGCGCTCTCGCAAGGAGCGTTCAAGGAGGGCGACCTGGTGCTGTGCATGACCGGCAAGGTCGGCCGCCCTCCGGACACGCTCATGCAGATGCACATCGGCGGCTCGCTGGATGACCGGGTGGCCATCGAGGGCGTGAAGCTGGGCGACGAGTTCAACTCGCAGGTGGTGGACGCGCTCATCCAGCTGGCGCTGCAGATTGGCCAGGAGGGCTTCGAGGGCCACCCCATCGGGACGATCATCACCATCGGGGACCACACGACCGTCCTGGAGAAGAGCCGGCAGATGACCATCAACCCGTTCCAGGGCCTGTCCGAGGCGGAACGGAACGTGCTGGATCCGAAGATCCGCGAGGCCATCAAGAACTTCTCGGTGCTGGACGGGGCCTTCATCATCCGCGAGGACGGGGTGGTGCTGGCCGCGGGCCGCTACCTGTCCGCCACGGACGAGAGCGTGAAGATTCCCCTGGGGCTGGGCGCCCGGCACGCCGCCGCGGCGGGCATCACCTCCACCACCCACTGCATCTCGCTGGTGGTGAGCCAGACCTCTGGGGCCGTCCGGCTCTTCAAGGGCGGCAGCATCGTCCTGGAGCTGCACCAGACCGCGCGCCGCACGTAG
- a CDS encoding TraR/DksA family transcriptional regulator has product MNQKDLKRYKKILEDSKVALLESAKKTLVEESSFDTDDLPDEIDQASSEYAQSMVFRLRDREKFLLQKIEKALQRIEDGSFGVCERCEEDISPKRLEARPVTTLCIRCKEEQEKKERSYG; this is encoded by the coding sequence GTGAATCAGAAAGATCTCAAGCGGTACAAGAAGATTCTCGAGGACAGCAAGGTGGCTCTGCTCGAGAGCGCCAAGAAGACCCTCGTGGAAGAGTCCAGCTTCGACACGGATGATCTGCCGGACGAGATTGATCAGGCCTCCTCCGAGTACGCCCAATCGATGGTGTTCCGTCTGCGGGACCGGGAGAAGTTCCTGCTGCAGAAGATCGAAAAGGCGCTGCAGCGCATCGAGGACGGCTCTTTCGGCGTCTGCGAGCGGTGCGAGGAGGACATCTCACCCAAGCGCCTGGAGGCCCGTCCGGTCACCACGCTCTGCATCCGCTGCAAGGAAGAGCAGGAGAAGAAGGAGCGCTCCTACGGCTGA